The following proteins are co-located in the Solanum pennellii chromosome 1, SPENNV200 genome:
- the LOC107026624 gene encoding proline-rich protein 4-like, translated as MGLHSLCGRVLLGLSLSLLLSIFCIADDNTIKVVGFGECADCKENNINTIHALSGLHVSIDCKLENGEIKTRGEGALDQDGKFEVSLPKEMMKDGKLKEECYAQLHSASAAPCPAHNGIESSKIVSIKTDGKHTLKTAGNLKFSTPLCTSAFLWPYFKYPQLPPFPKDHSWMKKFPKLPPFPPMPPLGHPFPLPPIPPFFKKPCPPPLEKPLPPPVPVYNPTPKPTPEPPVVKPLPPPVPVYKPKPKPPPVPVYKPKPKPPPVPVYKPKPKPPPVPVYKPKPEPPVKKPCPPSVPKPKPPPVKKPCPPKVPTHKPKPKPEPPVVKPLPPPVPVYKPPVVKPLPPPVPIYKKPCPPLPHLPPLPPIVKPLPPPVPIYVPPIVKPLPPPVPIYKKPCPPLPPFPKIPPFHHPLFPPLPPKIPHS; from the exons ATGGGGCTTCACTCCCTTTGTGGCAGAGTCCTTCTGGGACTGTCCCTGTCTTTACTACTCTCTATTTTCTGCATTGCTGATGACAACACAATTAAGGTGGTTGGTTTTGGAGAATGTGCTGATTGCAAGGAGAATAATATTAACACTATTCATGCTCTATCAG GACTTCATGTAAGCATTGACTGCAAGCTTGAAAATGGAGAAATCAAAACAAGGGGTGAAGGAGCACTTGACCAAGATGGCAAGTTTGAAGTGTCACTTCCTAAGGAGATGATGAAAGATGGCAAGCTGAAAGAGGAATGCTATGCGCAGTTACATAGTGCATCAGCTGCACCATGTCCAGCACACAATGGCATTGAATCATCCAAGATTGTTAGTATCAAAACTGATGGAAAACATACATTGAAAACAGCTGGAAATCTTAAGTTCTCAACACCCTTGTGCACTTCTGCTTTCTTGTGGCCTTACTTTAAGTACCCACAGTTGCCACCTTTCCCAAAAGATCATTCTTGGATGAAGAAGTTCCCTAAGTTGCCACCATTTCCACCAATGCCACCATTGGGACACCCTTTCCCTCTTCCACCTATTCCTCCCTTTTTTAAAAAGCCATGTCCCCCACCGCTAGAAAAGCCACTTCCTCCTCCAGTTCCCGTTTACAACCCAACACCAAAGCCCACACCAGAGCCACCAGTAGTTAAGCCACTTCCTCCTCCCGTTCCTGTTTACAAACCAAAACCAAAGCCTCCTCCAGTTCCTGTTTACAAACCAAAACCAAAGCCTCCTCCAGTTCCCGTCTACAAACCAAAACCAAAGCCTCCTCCAGTTCCTGTCTACAAGCCCAAACCAGAGCCTCCAGTTAAAAAGCCATGTCCCCCTTCAGTTCCAAAACCAAAGCCTCCACCAGTTAAAAAACCATGCCCTCCTAAAGTTCCAACTCACAAACCCAAGCCTAAACCAGAGCCACCAGTAGTAAAGCCACTTCCTCCTCCAGTTCCAGTTTACAAACCACCAGTAGTGAAGCCACTTCCTCCACCAGTTCCAATTTACAAAAAGCCATGCCCACCACTTCCACACCTTCCACCACTGCCACCAATAGTGAAGCCACTTCCTCCTCCAGTTCCAATTTACGTGCCACCAATAGTAAAACCCCTGCCACCACCAGTTCCAATTTACAAAAAGCCATGCCCACCACTTCCACCATTCCCTAAAATTCCTCCATTCCACCATCCTCTCTTCCCACCACTCCCACCTAAGATTCCTCACTCATAG
- the LOC114073955 gene encoding probable amidase At4g34880 produces the protein MEGCSVFKIEETSIKEIHQAFAQGKLTARELVDFYLHQIETLNPLLRGIIEVNPEAQNLADEADRHRVNSTETGSFLGELHGIPVLLKDTFGTKDKLNTTAGSYALLGSQVPRDAGVVEKLRNAGAIILGKASMSEWYKFRSLSGVPNGWCARSGQGVNPYCPSGSPCGSSSGCAISVAANMAAVSLGTETHCSIICPADHNSVVGLKPTVGLTSRAGIIPMTPLWDTVGPICRNVTDAVYMLDVIVGSDPRDEVTAEAAKYIPEDGYKQFLMEDGLKGKRIGIVKHPFVEMIHGAIEKSAFEHHLDLLRQEGAILVDKLSILHIEEIMDSNHSGEALVMMVEFKSSINAYLKELITSPVRSLADIIAFNERNSELEKLAEFDQHTFIEAEERDGYGEEEKKVVDKLKNFSQNGFEKMMKDHKLDAMVVPGSRASPVFAIGGYPAITVPAGYESDGMPFGICFGGLKGTEPKLIEIAYAFEQSSKVRRPPSVI, from the exons ATGGAAGGCTGCTCGGTTTTTAAGATTGAAGAAACCAGCATTAAAGAAATCCATCAAGCATTTGCTCAAGGCAAACTCACCGCAAGAGAACTAGTCGACTTTTACCTTCACCAAATTGAAACCCTAAATCCGCTGCTTCGCGGGATTATCGAGGTGAACCCGGAGGCCCAAAATCTagctgatgaggctgacagacACAGAGTTAACAGTACTGAAACTGGAAGTTTTTTAGGGGAGTTACATGGAATCCCTGTACTTCTTAAGGATACATTTGGGACGAAGGATAAGTTGAATACTACTGCGGGTTCATATGCTCTGCTGGGATCTCAAGTGCCGCGAGATGCTGGAGTGGTGGAGAAATTGAGAAATGCAGGTGCTATTATTTTGGGAAAAGCAAGTATGAGTGAATGGTACAAGTTTCGTTCTCTCAGTGGAGTTCCTAATGGATGGTGTGCTCGATCTGGACAAGGAGTG AATCCTTATTGCCCGTCTGGATCACCATGTGGATCAAGTAGTGGCTGTGCAATATCGGTTGCTGCAAATATGGCAGCAGTCTCTCTTGGGACTGAAACTCACTGCTCCATCATCTGTCCAGCGGATCATAATTCAGTTGTAGGGCTGAAACCTACTGTTGGGCTCACAAGTCGGGCTGGGATCATACCAATGACGCCCCTCTGGGACACTGTTGG GCCTATATGCAGGAATGTTACAGATGCAGTTTACATGCTTGATGTAATTGTTGGATCAGATCCAAGAGATGAAGTCACCGCGGAAGCAGCTAAATATATTCCTGAGGATGGCTACAAACAGTTTCTCATGGAAGATGGTTTAAAAGGGAAGCGAATAGGCATTGTTAAACATCCATTTGTGGAAATGATACATGGAGCTATCGAAAAATCAGCTTTTGAGCATCACCTAGATTTGTTAAG ACAAGAAGGAGCAATTCTGGTAGACAAACTGAGCATACTACATATTGAAGAGATCATGGATTCAAATCACAGCGGTGAAGCGTTGGTGATGATGGTTGAATTCAAGAGCTCGATCAATGCTTACCTGAAAGAGCTGATCACTTCTCCTGTCAGGTCATTGGCCGACATTATTGCTTTTAACGAACGCAACTCTGAGTTG GAAAAACTTGCTGAGTTTGACCAACATACTTTTATAGAAGCTGAGGAGAGAGACGGATatggagaagaagagaagaaagttgTGGATAAGTTGAAGAACTTTTCACAAAATGGATTCGAGAAAATGATGAAGGATCACAAGCTTGATGCAATGGTCGTGCCTGGTTCACGTGCCTCTCCTGTTTTTGCAATAGGTGGCTACCCAGCAATAACTGTTCCAGCCGGGTATGAAagtgatggcatgccatttGGCATCTGTTTTGGAGGTTTGAAGGGTACTGAACCAAAGCTGATTGAAATTGCATATGCCTTTGAACAATCTAGCAAAGTTCGACGACCTCCTTCTGTAATTTAA
- the LOC107008482 gene encoding uncharacterized protein LOC107008482 has protein sequence MDWSQKHYFTAFLIVATAIRGIHGYTMVSGTVFCDQCKDGQISIFDYPLNGINVAMACPDNNGQMTTWGEETTNWLGSFAMKFDGNPDLSACVAQVTSSNEQGKRGCGTGGGSGKSPRLIFSMFDMNMYTIDPLISQPSDPMSFCPKFSYPQPHPNPVSPATPPSTLPYPPTPSMPHFPYLDASACPHQSWMMPEYRCYWKVINPDLKVGVVFGLIAARKYGTDMTLWEGMQGRGEPYKTLLREGTTALLNSYNSVQFPYHPLSVVQHMNWALMGSTQQVMHTALNFLRANSGNGRTTCKFNPCK, from the exons ATGGATTGGTCACAAAAACATTACTTTACAGCTTTTCTAATTGTTGCAACAGCCATTCGGGGAATTCATGGTTATACTATGGTCTCTGGAACTGTCTTCTGTGACCAATGCAAAGATGGCCAAATCTCTATCTTTGATTATCCTCTAAATG GAATAAATGTAGCAATGGCATGCCCAGACAACAATGGACAAATGACAACATGGGGAGAAGAAACAACAAATTGGCTAGGAAGTTTTGCCATGAAGTTCGATGGAAATCCAGATTTGAGTGCCTGTGTTGCACAG GTTACAAGCAGTAATGAGCAAGGGAAAAGAGGATGTGGGACAGGAGGAGGATCAGGGAAGTCACCAAGATTAATATTTAGTATGTTTGATATGAATATGTACACAATTGATCCTTTGATTTCTCAGCCTTCAGATCCAATGTCTTTCTGTCCAAAATTCTCATACCCACAGCCACATCCTAACCCTGTTTCCCCAGCTACACCACCATCAACACTTCCATATCCACCTACTCCCTCAATGCCTCATTTCCCCTATTTGGATGCTTCAGCTTGCCCACATCA GAGCTGGATGATGCCAGAATACCGCTGCTACTGGAAAGTAATAAATCCAGATTTAAAAGTAGGTGTTGTATTTGGCCTAATTGCAGCTAGAAAATATGGAACTGATATGACATTATGGGAGGGAATGCAAGGCAGAGGAGAACCTTATAAAACTTTGTTAAGAGAAGGGACAACTGCACTTTTGAATTCTTATAACAGTGTACAATTTCCATATCATCCATTGAGTGTTGTTCAACATATGAATTGGGCATTAATGGGATCAACGCAACAAGTTATGCATACAGCTTTGAATTTCTTGAGGGCTAATTCTGGAAATGGAAGAACTACTTGCAAGTTCAATCCTTGCAAGTga
- the LOC107007766 gene encoding eukaryotic translation initiation factor 4B3, giving the protein MAATVSAWAKPGAWALDSEENELELQKEESVKVENHSNGGGAGGLADFPSLAAVATTKTKKKKPQTLSLQEFSTYSAAKQSQTAAAAATKGLTPEEVLMLPTGPRERTAEELDQSRLGGGFRSYGYDRQGGRGSSDDSRRQGGFRRDTDREIAPSRADETDDWGAAKKTSAGNGFERRGERGERGGFFSDSQSKADESDNWAANKAFVPSSGRRFDRRVSFGSNGSDSDSDRWTKRKEEEGGRRFASGGGAFDSLRERRGGYDSNGGVDSENWGKKREENGVSAGGGRPKLNLQPRTLPLSEGQQNGNEPVPAPVPAPVAKPKGANPFGAARPREEVLKEKGQDWKEIDQKLESLKVKEASESSDGAPIPKKAWGSPNGKLIFREGKTEKSWRKPELNEVPPSSAEETVNETAAESGGEPQI; this is encoded by the exons ATGGCGGCAACCGTGAGCGCGTGGGCAAAACCAGGCGCGTGGGCACTTGATTCGGAGGAGAACGAGTTGGAACTTCAAAAGGAAGAGTCGGTGAAGGTTGAGAATCACTCCAATGGCGGCGGTGCGGGTGGCCTTGCCGATTTTCCATCTTTGGCTGCTGTCGCCACCACcaaaacgaagaagaagaagccaCAAACCCTATCCCTTCAGGAGTTCAGCACTTACAGCGCTGCTAAGCAGTCACAAACTGCCGCCGCTGCGGCAACCAAAGGCCTGACACCGGAGGAAGTCTTGATGCTCCCCACCGGTCCTCGCGAGCGCACTGCGGAGGAACTTGACCAGTCTCGACTTGGTGGTGGTTTCAGATCGTACGGTTACGACAGGCAAGGGGGGAGGGGTTCGTCGGACGATTCTCGTAGGCAGGGAGGGTTCCGAAGGGATACCGATAGGGAAATTGCTCCCTCTCGTGCTGACGAGACTGATGATTGGGGTGCAGCTAAGAAAACATCGGCTGGTAATGGTTTTGAaagaagaggggagagaggtgAAAGGGGAGGTTTTTTCTCCGATTCCCAGTCTAAAGCTGATGAATCTGATAATTGGGCTGCGAATAAAGCTTTTGTACCCTCTTCTGGTCGAAGATTTGATAGGAgagtgagttttgggtcaaacGGTAGTGATTCTGATTCGGATCGGTGGACCAAAAGAAAGGAAGAGGAAGGAGGACGGAGATTTGCCTCTGGTGGTGGTGCATTCGACAGTTTAAGAGAAAGAAGAGGCGGTTACGATTCAAACGGTGGCGTGGATTCAGAAAATTGgggaaagaagagagaagagaacggAGTTTCTGCTGGTGGTGGTAGGCCAAAGTTGAATTTGCAACCAAGGACATTGCCATTGAGTGAAGGACAGCAGAACGGTAATGAGCCCGTGCCTGCTCCTGTCCCTGCCCCTGTGGCGAAGCCAAAAGGGGCTAATCCATTTGGGGCAGCTAGACCAAGAGAGGAGGTATTGAAGGAGAAGGGACAGGATTGGAAGGAGATTGACCAAAAGCTTGAGTCTTTGAAGGTAAAGGAGGCTTCTGAGTCCAGTGATGGTGCTCCAATCCCCAAGAAAGCTTGGGGGAGTCCTAACGGGAAGCTGATTTTTCGCGAGGGCAAGACCGAGAAGAGTTGGAGGAAGCCTGAGCTGAATGAAGTTCCTCCTTCCAG TGCTGAGGAAACTGTAAATGAAACTGCTGCTGAGTCTGGTGGTGAGCCACAAATATGA
- the LOC107026634 gene encoding translocon-associated protein subunit alpha-like, protein MEIRVFCVLALLLFSSSFLQVARSQSDPAVEVVEGTEEAGDLGIVGDDVQDFSSDSYTPAAGVETVCVFPKNPSKVVAAGEESELLVGMKNDGESHLNIIAIQASVHLPFDHRYLVQNLSVQAFNNATVPPSAQATFPYIFAVSKFMQPGSFDLVGTIIYEIDQNAYQNVFYNGTIEVTEPGGLLSVESVFLFCLAVALFGLLGFWIRGQIQNLSKKTKRAPKAKVEVGTATTDASTDEWLQGTAYSQSQANKLKKKK, encoded by the exons ATGGAAATTAGGGTTTTTTGTGTGTTGgctcttctcctcttttcttcaTCGTTCCTTCAAG TTGCTAGAAGTCAGTCTGACCCTGCAGTAGAAGTGGTTGAGGGTACTGAGGAAGCAGGGGATCTTGGAATTGTTGGCGATGATGTTCAAGACTTTAGCAGTGATAGTTATACTCCTGCAGCTGGGGTTGAAACAGTTTGTGTTTTCCCTAAAAACCCTTCGAAAG TAGTGGCAGCTGGCGAGGAGAGTGAACTGTTAGTTGGCATGAAAAATGATG GGGAATCACATCTGAATATCATTGCTATCCAAGCCAGTGTTCACCTTCCTTTTGATCACCGCTATTTGGTTCAAAATCTTTCTGTACAG GCTTTTAACAACGCAACAGTTCCTCCTTCAGCTCAGGCTACTTTTCCATATATATTTGCTGTCAGCAAATTTATGCAG CCTGGAAGTTTTGATCTTGTTGGCACAATTATTTACGAGATAGATCAGAATGCTTACCAAAACGTGTTCTACAATGGAACTATTGAAGTGACTGAACCTGGTGGTCTTCTCAGTGTTGAGTCAGTTTTCTTGTTTTGTCTTGCTGTAGCCCTCTTTGGTCTTCTTGGGTTCTGGATCCGTGGTCAGATACAAAATCTCTCAAAG AAAACTAAGAGAGCACCAAAGGCAAAGGTTGAAGTTGGAACTGCAACAACTGATGCATCCACAGACGAATGGTTGCAG GGTACTGCATATTCTCAGTCGCAGGCcaacaagttgaagaagaagaagtga
- the LOC107026650 gene encoding uncharacterized protein LOC107026650, with protein sequence MVSSLFIGTSFILKKKSFMRAAVGTRAGTGYIQCCNCFSNIFCNVHHFDHHRKHNNVQGLDWARCSSIVSDICGFITVLSGIILLHLTREQEPTNPPSKN encoded by the exons atggtttcaagcttgtttatTGGAACAAGTTTtatattgaagaagaaaagtttCATGCGTGCTGCTGTTGGCACTCGAGCAG GCACTGGATACATTCAATGCTGCAATTGTTTCTCCAATATATTCTGTAATGTTCACCACTTTGACCATCATCGCAAGCACAATAATGTTCAAG GACTGGACTGGGCAAGATGTAGTAGTATCGTATCTGATATCTGTGGATTTATCACAGTTCTTTCGGGAATAATTTTACTCCATCTGACTAGAGAACAAGAACCAACAAATCCACCAAGTAAAAATTAA
- the LOC107026642 gene encoding peptidyl-prolyl cis-trans isomerase, protein MANPKVFFDLTIGGAPAGRVVMELFADTTPKTAENFRALCTGEKGVGRMGKPLHYKGSTFHRVIPGFMCQGGDFTAGNGTGGESIYGAKFNDENFVKKHTGPGILSMANAGPGTNGSQFFICTAKTEWLNGKHVVFGQVVEGMDVIKKAEAVGSSSGRCSKPVVIADCGQL, encoded by the coding sequence ATGGCAAATCCAAAGGTTTTCTTTGACCTTACCATCGGTGGTGCACCAGCAGGCCGTGTGGTGATGGAGCTCTTCGCCGATACCACTCCCAAAACCGCTGAGAACTTCCGAGCTCTTTGTACCGGTGAGAAAGGTGTTGGAAGGATGGGGAAGCCTTTGCACTACAAGGGCTCAACCTTCCACCGTGTGATCCCAGGGTTCATGTGTCAGGGAGGTGATTTCACCGCCGGAAACGGAACCGGAGGAGAGTCGATCTATGGAGCCAAATTCAACGATGAGAACTTCGTTAAGAAGCACACCGGCCCTGGAATCCTCTCCATGGCTAATGCTGGACCTGGAACCAACGGTTCTCAGTTTTTCATCTGTACCGCTAAGACTGAGTGGCTCAACGGAAAGCACGTCGTGTTTGGTCAAGTTGTTGAAGGCATGGATGTGATTAAGAAGGCAGAGGCTGTTGGATCTAGCTCTGGAAGGTGCTCCAAGCCTGTGGTTATTGCTGACTGCGGTCAACTCTAG